A stretch of the Pan paniscus chromosome 2, NHGRI_mPanPan1-v2.0_pri, whole genome shotgun sequence genome encodes the following:
- the ACKR2 gene encoding atypical chemokine receptor 2: MAATASPQPLTTEDADSENSSFYYYDYLDEVAFMLCRKDAVVSFGKVFLPVFYSLIFVLGLSGNLLLLMVLLRYVPRRRMVEIYLLNLAISNLLFLVTLPFWGISVAWHWVFGSFLCKMVSTLYTINFYSGIFFISCMSLDKYLEIVHAQPYHRLRTRAKSLLLVTIVWAVSLAVSIPDMVFVQTHENPKGVWNCHADFGGHGTIWKLFLRFQQNLLGFLLPLLAMIFFYSRIGCVLVRLRPAGQGRALKIAAALVVAFFVLWFPYNLTLFLHTLLDLQVFGNCEVSQHLDYALQVTESIAFLHCCFSPILYAFSSHRFRQYLKAFLAAVLGWHLAPGTAQASLSSCSESSILTAQEEMTGMNDLGERQFENSPNKEDVGNKSA, from the coding sequence ATGGCCGCCACTGCCTCTCCGCAGCCACTCACCACTGAGGATGCCGATTCTGAGAATAGCAGCTTCTATTACTATGACTACCTGGATGAGGTGGCCTTCATGCTCTGCAGGAAGGATGCAGTGGTGTCCTTTGGCAAAGTCTTCCTCCCAGTCTTCTATAGCCTGATTTTTGTGTTGGGCCTCAGCGGGAACCTCCTTCTTCTCATGGTCTTGCTCCGTTACGTGCCTCGCAGGCGGATGGTTGAGATCTATCTGCTGAATCTGGCCATCTCCAACCTTCTGTTTCTGGTGACACTGCCCTTCTGGGGCATCTCCGTGGCCTGGCATTGGGTCTTCGGGAGTTTCTTGTGCAAGATGGTGAGCACTCTTTATACTATTAACTTTTACAGTGGTATCTTTTTCATTAGCTGCATGAGCCTGGACAAGTACCTGGAGATCGTTCATGCTCAGCCCTACCACAGGCTGAGGACCCGGGCCAAGAGCCTGCTCCTTGTTACCATAGTATGGGCTGTGTCCCTGGCCGTCTCCATCCCTGATATGGTCTTTGTACAGACACATGAAAATCCCAAGGGTGTGTGGAACTGCCACGCAGATTTCGGCGGGCATGGGACCATTTGGAAGCTCTTCCTCCGCTTCCAGCAGAACCTCCTAGGGTTTCTCCTTCCACTCCTTGCCATGATCTTCTTCTACTCCCGTATTGGTTGTGTCTTGGTGAGGCTGAGGCCCGCAGGCCAGGGCCGGGCTTTAAAAATAGCTGCAGCCTTGGTGGTGGCCTTCTTCGTGCTATGGTTCCCATACAATCTCACCTTGTTTCTGCATACGCTGTTGGACCTGCAAGTATTCGGGAACTGTGAGGTCAGCCAGCATCTAGACTACGCACTCCAGGTGACAGAGAGCATCGCCTTCCTTCACTGCTGCTTTTCCCCCATCCTGTATGCCTTCTCCAGTCACCGCTTCCGCCAGTACCTGAAGGCTTTCCTGGCTGCTGTGCTTGGATGGCACCTGGCACCTGGCACTGCCCAGGCCTCATTATCCAGCTGTTCTGAGAGCAGCATACTTACTGCCCAAGAAGAAATGACTGGCATGAATGACCTTGGAGAGAGGCAGTTTGAGAACTCCCCTAACAAGGAGGATGTGGGGAATAAATCAGCCTGA
- the CYP8B1 gene encoding 7-alpha-hydroxycholest-4-en-3-one 12-alpha-hydroxylase: MVLWGPVLGALLVVIAGYLCLPGMLRQRRPWEPPLDKGTVPWLGHAMAFRKNMFEFLKRMRTKHGDVFTVQLGGQYFTFVMDPLSFGPILKDTQRKLDFGQYAKKLVLKVFGYRSVQGDHEMIHSASTKHLRGDGLKDLNETMLDSLSFVMLTSKGSSLDASCWHEDSLFRFCYYILFTAGYLSLFGYTKDKEQDLLQAGELFMEFRKFDLLFPRFVYSLLWPREWLEVGRLQRLFHKMLSVSHSQEKEGISNWLGNMLQFLREQGVPSAMQDKFNFMMLWASQGNTGPTSFWALLFLLKHPEAIRAVREEATQVLGEARLETKQSFAFKLGALQHTPVLDSVVEETLRLRAAPTLLRLVHEDYTLKMSSGQEYLFRHGDILALFPYLSVHMDPDIHPEPTVFKYDRFLNPNGSRKVDFFKAGKKIHHYTMPWGSGVSICPGRFFALSEVKLFILLMVTHFDLELVDPDTPLPHVDPQRWGFGTMQPSHDVRFRYRLHPTE, from the coding sequence ATGGTTCTCTGGGGTCCAGTGCTGGGAGCTCTGCTGGTGGTCATTGCTGGATACCTGTGCCTGCCAGGGATGCTCCGACAACGCAGGCCATGGGAGCCCCCTCTGGACAAGGGTACCGTGCCCTGGCTTGGCCATGCCATGGCTTTCCGGAAGAATATGTTTGAATTTCTGAAGCGCATGAGGACCAAGCATGGGGATGTGTTCACAGTGCAGCTAGGGGGCCAGTACTTCACCTTCGTCATGGACCCCCTCTCCTTTGGCCCCATCCTCAAGGACACACAGAGAAAACTAGACTTTGGGCAATATGCAAAAAAACTGGTGCTGAAGGTATTTGGATACCGTTCAGTGCAAGGGGACCATGAGATGATACACTCAGCCAGCACCAAGCATCTGAGGGGGGATGGCTTGAAGGATCTTAATGAGACCATGCTGGACAGCCTGTCCTTTGTAATGCTGACGTCCAAAGGCTCGAGTCTGGATGCCAGTTGCTGGCATGAGGACAGCCTCTTTCGCTTCTGCTATTACATCTTGTTCACAGCTGGCTACCTGAGCTTGTTCGGCTACACGAAGGACAAGGAGCAGGACCTGCTACAGGCAGGAGAGTTATTCATGGAGTTCCGCAAGTTTGACCTTCTTTTCCCCAGGTTTGTCTACTCCCTGCTGTGGCCCCGGGAGTGGCTAGAAGTGGGCCGACTCCAGCGTCTCTTTCACAAGATGCTCTCCGTGAGCCACAGCCAGGAGAAGGAGGGCATCAGCAACTGGCTGGGCAACATGCTTCAGTTTCTGAGGGAGCAGGGGGTACCCTCAGCTATGCAGGACAAGTTCAACTTCATGATGCTCTGGGCCTCCCAGGGGAACACGGGGCCTACCTCTTTCTGGGCCCTCTTGTTCCTCCTGAAGCACCCAGAAGCTATTCGGGCTGTGAGGGAGGAAGCTACCCAGGTCCTGGGTGAGGCCAGGCTGGAGACCAAGCAGTCCTTTGCCTTCAAACTCGGTGCCCTGCAACACACCCCAGTTCTAGACAGCGTGGTGGAGGAGACGCTGCGGCTGAGGGCTGCACCCACCCTCCTCAGGTTGGTTCATGAAGACTATACCCTGAAGATGTCCAGTGGGCAGGAGTATCTGTTCCGCCATGGAGACATCCTGGCCCTCTTTCCCTACCTCTCAGTGCACATGGACCCTGACATCCACCCTGAGCCCACCGTCTTCAAGTACGATCGCTTCCTCAACCCTAATGGCAGCCGGAAAGTGGACTTCTTCAAGGCAGGCAAGAAGATCCACCACTACACCATGCCCTGGGGTTCGGGCGTTTCCATCTGCCCTGGGAGGTTCTTTGCACTCAGTGAGGTGAAGCTCTTTATCCTGCTTATGGTCACACACTTTGACTTAGAGTTGGTGGACCCTGACACACCACTACCCCATGTTGACCCGCAGCGCTGGGGTTTTGGCACCATGCAGCCCAGCCACGATGTGCGCTTCCGCTACCGCCTGCATCCTACAGAGTGA